The Fervidibacillus albus genome contains a region encoding:
- a CDS encoding ABC transporter permease, with protein sequence MMAIMQAKFRLFLKKPLLFIGMTGMSVLFAFFLGMGQYSNITVPVYSNMPDLENTAIWEKLTESQSFAFTIVTEEEAKQAVSEGKVDAAVSLSEDTYRMLIVSKTANVQLVENYIWSVYSDVLLENNIRNQMEGEEERAETLIGQIEDVREEPLFSIQTRSFRAEDTFIYDSQLQSLFGMALFFVIYTIAFNVVHILQEKTEKVWDRMILSPLRKWEMYLGNLLYSFFVGYIQVVLIFLVFKYLTGVNFYGGFGKTLILLIPYVFAIVSLSMLIVSIVKNIQQYNAILPLVSVSMAMIGGAYWPLEIVSSDILLTLARFDPITYGMEALKGATIYGSPLTELMEPVTMLLIMGVLFMGVGIGLIERRSN encoded by the coding sequence ATGATGGCTATTATGCAAGCGAAATTCCGTTTATTTTTGAAAAAACCGCTCCTGTTTATCGGGATGACGGGAATGAGTGTGCTATTCGCTTTTTTTCTCGGGATGGGACAATATTCGAACATAACGGTGCCAGTCTATTCAAACATGCCTGATTTGGAAAATACGGCCATTTGGGAAAAATTGACCGAATCCCAATCCTTTGCTTTCACAATCGTCACAGAAGAGGAGGCGAAACAGGCAGTCAGTGAAGGGAAAGTGGATGCCGCCGTGTCACTTTCGGAAGATACGTATCGAATGCTCATCGTTTCTAAAACAGCGAACGTACAGCTAGTTGAAAACTATATCTGGTCCGTTTATTCGGATGTGTTATTGGAAAACAATATTCGAAATCAAATGGAGGGGGAGGAAGAACGGGCAGAAACGTTAATCGGTCAAATCGAAGACGTCCGGGAGGAACCGCTATTTTCCATTCAAACCCGTTCGTTTCGAGCAGAAGATACTTTTATATACGATTCCCAGTTACAATCTTTATTCGGTATGGCATTATTTTTCGTCATTTATACGATTGCATTTAACGTCGTCCATATTTTGCAGGAGAAAACAGAGAAAGTATGGGATCGAATGATTTTGTCGCCCCTTCGGAAATGGGAAATGTATTTGGGAAATTTGCTTTACAGTTTCTTCGTCGGGTATATTCAAGTCGTTCTTATTTTCCTCGTGTTTAAATATTTAACCGGTGTTAATTTTTACGGAGGATTCGGAAAAACATTAATCCTTTTAATCCCATATGTGTTTGCCATCGTCTCTTTGTCGATGTTAATCGTCAGTATTGTAAAAAATATTCAGCAATACAATGCAATTTTACCGCTCGTTTCGGTGAGTATGGCGATGATCGGTGGCGCCTATTGGCCATTGGAAATCGTTTCATCGGACATTTTGTTGACGTTGGCGAGATTTGATCCGATTACATATGGCATGGAAGCGTTGAAAGGAGCGACGATTTACGGATCCCCTTTAACCGAATTAATGGAACCTGTCACAATGCTTTTGATTATGGGGGTCTTATTTATGGGAGTCGGTATCGGATTAATCGAACGTCGCAGCAATTAA
- a CDS encoding ABC transporter permease, which translates to MIGEFLKKDLLTLIRNRNELLVLLAMPLVLISILGFALGGFISGGTASIQAKVAVVNYGDEENDLEAFNERVQSLPLSDEKKNTMINGAGNIRPISMLIEGVFENEELKEIIETEQISVDEFEHVKNGDEYTAIIEIPEQFTLNVLSTIFLGEKGEGTELLLYKNEGRQISPEIVEELLEQFQREFSTMTVLGMGGIDPGTVIQSAVGTVDTVSKKKPVNSVSYYTVGMNVMFIMFVASTISSFAYREKRLKVFDRILLTNVSRWAYFAGIIFSTVMIALVQQLLLYGISALVFQVRWEHLSAFFVVNIVLSFAIGGLGAFLTAMNFRLDSENASNVFNSLIVTLFALLGGSFIPIGENSSILNVLGNLTPNGSGMTALLKLLQGYGWQEIYNYLFYLILIGMILLAAAVIVFPKRRASV; encoded by the coding sequence ATGATTGGCGAGTTTTTGAAAAAGGATTTGTTGACGCTTATTCGAAATCGAAATGAACTTCTCGTATTGTTGGCCATGCCCCTCGTTTTAATTTCCATACTCGGATTTGCTTTAGGTGGGTTTATTAGCGGTGGGACGGCTTCTATTCAAGCGAAAGTAGCCGTTGTGAATTACGGTGATGAAGAAAACGACTTGGAAGCATTTAACGAACGAGTCCAGTCGTTGCCGTTATCCGATGAGAAAAAGAATACGATGATCAATGGAGCGGGGAATATTCGCCCGATTTCGATGTTAATCGAAGGTGTTTTCGAAAATGAGGAACTGAAGGAAATTATCGAAACCGAACAAATTTCGGTCGATGAATTCGAACATGTCAAAAACGGGGATGAATATACCGCTATAATCGAGATTCCAGAACAATTTACGTTGAACGTCCTTTCTACCATTTTTCTAGGTGAAAAAGGGGAAGGAACAGAACTTCTTCTATACAAAAATGAAGGACGGCAAATCTCTCCGGAAATTGTAGAAGAACTGTTGGAACAGTTTCAACGGGAGTTTTCCACAATGACGGTCCTTGGTATGGGTGGAATTGATCCGGGAACGGTCATCCAATCCGCTGTAGGGACGGTTGATACAGTATCGAAGAAGAAACCGGTCAATTCCGTTTCGTATTATACAGTTGGAATGAATGTTATGTTCATCATGTTTGTCGCATCAACGATCAGTTCCTTCGCATACCGAGAAAAACGATTGAAGGTGTTTGATCGAATTTTATTAACAAATGTTTCCAGATGGGCGTATTTTGCGGGGATTATTTTTTCTACGGTGATGATTGCCTTAGTCCAGCAATTATTATTGTACGGAATATCAGCCCTTGTATTTCAAGTGCGATGGGAACATTTGTCGGCATTTTTCGTCGTCAATATTGTATTAAGCTTTGCTATCGGAGGACTCGGTGCTTTTCTAACGGCGATGAATTTTCGGTTGGATTCGGAAAATGCGTCCAATGTTTTCAACAGTTTAATCGTAACCCTTTTTGCCCTACTAGGGGGGAGTTTTATTCCGATTGGAGAAAATTCATCGATTTTGAACGTATTAGGCAATTTAACCCCGAACGGATCAGGCATGACGGCATTGTTAAAACTGTTGCAAGGGTACGGTTGGCAAGAAATTTATAACTACTTGTTCTATTTAATATTGATCGGAATGATTTTGCTGGCTGCTGCCGTAATCGTTTTCCCGAAAAGGAGGGCTTCAGTATGA
- a CDS encoding ABC transporter ATP-binding protein, with translation MLDVVNLSKTFKQVQAVKEVNMHLEQGEIVGLLGPNGAGKSTTISIISTLIKPTGGDVTLFGKSVLKHQTTIRKKLGIVPQEIALYLDLTAEENLQFFGKIYGLKGEILKHRIDDVLAWIGLTDRRKGVVKTFSGGMKRRLNIGVALLHEPEMIIMDEPTVGIDPQSRNYILETVKRLNKEKGMTVLYTSHYMEEVEYLCDRIYIMDQGKVIASGTNEQLKSILSSEQMIKIQTERFVDAFIENLKSDSAFTQVTFKGQTVTAIAPKDFPFFQRITGIAEETGTSLTSIEVKTPTLEDVFLHLTGRALRD, from the coding sequence ATGTTAGATGTGGTGAATTTGTCAAAAACGTTTAAGCAAGTACAAGCGGTAAAAGAGGTGAACATGCACTTAGAACAAGGAGAAATTGTCGGGTTGCTCGGACCGAACGGCGCAGGAAAATCGACGACGATCTCGATCATTTCCACCTTAATCAAACCGACTGGGGGAGATGTAACCCTTTTTGGGAAAAGTGTGTTAAAACATCAGACTACGATTCGGAAAAAGTTAGGCATCGTCCCTCAAGAAATCGCCTTATACCTTGATTTGACGGCAGAAGAAAATTTACAATTTTTCGGAAAAATATACGGTTTAAAGGGCGAAATATTAAAGCATCGAATCGATGACGTGTTGGCGTGGATCGGTTTAACGGATCGAAGGAAAGGGGTAGTCAAAACGTTTTCCGGGGGGATGAAAAGACGGTTGAATATCGGTGTTGCCCTATTACACGAGCCGGAAATGATCATTATGGATGAACCGACCGTCGGCATCGATCCCCAGTCCCGGAATTATATTTTGGAAACGGTGAAACGTCTCAATAAAGAAAAGGGGATGACGGTGTTATATACAAGCCATTATATGGAAGAAGTCGAATATTTATGCGATCGCATTTACATCATGGATCAAGGGAAAGTGATCGCATCCGGGACGAATGAACAGTTGAAAAGCATTCTTTCCTCTGAACAGATGATTAAAATTCAAACGGAACGATTCGTTGATGCCTTTATCGAGAATTTGAAATCGGATTCAGCGTTTACGCAAGTTACTTTTAAAGGACAAACGGTAACCGCTATTGCCCCGAAGGATTTTCCCTTTTTCCAAAGGATTACCGGAATCGCAGAAGAAACAGGGACGTCCTTAACATCGATTGAAGTAAAAACACCGACTTTGGAAGATGTGTTTCTCCATTTAACCGGACGCGCATTAAGGGATTAA
- a CDS encoding MFS transporter has translation MKKHWWLGFGFFSISLTWSLYNAFVPYFLESYISSVAVIGFLMTLDNYVALFLQPFIGRISDKTDTRLGKRMPYLIVGMPLSALFVILLPFHQSVFALVTFMLLLNLSMALFRSPTIALMPDITPEEKRTKANGIINFMGGVAAIIAFALGSQLFKWNEASPFLFSGIVLLLSLIILLWKIREKRDSITVYPSKKEQKKWVTEFNQPTVFLLIAIFFWFVAYQGMEALFTLYGKNHLGLSKDQSSFSLTFFSLSFVLFAIPSGFLASKLGKKKMIIIGIAGLATVFLLLNFVYSLTMLWVLLLFGGIFWAFININSYPFVVSTGSDQSIGTRTGLYYLVSSLAAISGPPLFGLIVDSFGYGALFFSAAISLVIALFFIMNVKTENSVQIDGHQ, from the coding sequence ATGAAAAAGCATTGGTGGCTCGGTTTTGGTTTTTTCAGTATTAGCTTAACATGGAGTCTTTATAACGCCTTCGTCCCTTATTTTTTGGAGTCGTACATATCAAGCGTTGCCGTTATCGGTTTTCTAATGACTTTAGACAATTACGTCGCACTTTTTCTCCAACCGTTCATCGGGCGAATAAGCGACAAGACGGATACTCGGCTTGGTAAACGAATGCCGTATTTAATTGTTGGCATGCCTTTATCTGCCCTGTTCGTCATTTTGCTTCCTTTTCACCAAAGTGTGTTCGCCTTAGTTACTTTCATGTTGCTATTAAATTTATCAATGGCCCTTTTTCGTTCCCCGACGATTGCCTTAATGCCGGATATTACGCCTGAAGAAAAACGAACGAAAGCGAACGGAATTATCAATTTCATGGGAGGAGTCGCAGCGATTATCGCCTTTGCCCTCGGCTCACAACTTTTCAAATGGAATGAGGCATCCCCCTTCCTTTTCTCTGGAATCGTCCTCCTTCTTTCCTTAATCATTTTGCTCTGGAAAATCCGAGAAAAACGGGATTCCATAACGGTCTATCCATCTAAAAAAGAACAGAAAAAATGGGTAACGGAATTCAATCAACCGACCGTTTTTCTTCTTATAGCAATTTTTTTCTGGTTCGTGGCTTATCAAGGGATGGAAGCCCTCTTTACTTTATACGGAAAAAATCATCTAGGGCTTTCGAAAGACCAATCTTCCTTTTCCTTAACCTTTTTTTCACTGAGTTTTGTTTTATTTGCCATCCCGAGCGGTTTTCTCGCATCAAAGCTCGGAAAGAAGAAAATGATTATCATTGGCATCGCGGGATTGGCAACAGTATTTTTGCTACTCAATTTCGTCTACTCCTTGACCATGTTATGGGTACTTCTGTTATTCGGTGGAATCTTTTGGGCATTTATTAATATTAATTCCTATCCCTTTGTCGTTTCCACCGGGAGCGATCAAAGTATCGGAACGAGAACGGGACTATATTATCTCGTTTCATCCCTCGCAGCCATTTCCGGACCGCCATTGTTCGGATTGATCGTCGACTCGTTCGGCTACGGCGCCTTGTTTTTTTCCGCCGCAATCAGTCTCGTAATTGCTCTTTTTTTCATTATGAACGTAAAAACGGAAAATTCTGTCCAAATCGATGGCCACCAATAA
- a CDS encoding NAD-dependent epimerase yields MVHIVTGCAGFIGFHLTKRLLEDGEQVIGIDNMNDYYDASLKKKRLEKLLPYEQFSFFQMNLEEREGLEKIFDTYEPDVVVNLGAQAGVRYSLENPQSYVDSNVTGFLNILELCKKHEVKHLIYASSSSVYGLNTKMPFQTKDAVDHPISIYAATKRTNELFAHTYSYLYKLPTTGLRFFTVYGPWGRPDMALYRFTEAIVQGKPIQLYNYGNMKRDFTYIDDIVEAIIRLIPLAPVGDEKEVQSPEKSTAPFRIYNIGNNQPVKLSEFIEAIEQKLGKKAMKQYLPLQPGDVPETYADVEDLYEKIGFRPQTSVNEGVQKFIDWYLAYHTDQTREEKN; encoded by the coding sequence ATGGTTCACATCGTCACGGGTTGTGCAGGTTTTATCGGATTTCATCTAACGAAACGTTTATTGGAAGACGGAGAACAAGTCATCGGTATTGATAATATGAATGATTACTATGACGCTTCATTAAAGAAAAAAAGATTAGAAAAACTTTTACCGTATGAACAATTCTCATTTTTTCAAATGAATTTAGAAGAAAGGGAAGGTCTAGAAAAAATATTCGATACGTATGAACCGGATGTAGTTGTCAATCTCGGTGCACAGGCGGGTGTTCGATACAGCTTGGAAAATCCACAAAGTTACGTTGATTCTAACGTCACCGGCTTTTTAAATATTTTAGAACTATGTAAAAAACACGAGGTAAAACATCTCATTTATGCTTCATCCAGTTCCGTGTACGGCTTGAATACAAAAATGCCGTTTCAAACGAAGGATGCCGTCGATCATCCGATTAGTATCTATGCCGCGACGAAACGGACGAATGAATTGTTCGCCCACACTTATAGTTATTTGTACAAATTGCCGACGACCGGTTTGCGTTTTTTTACCGTATATGGACCTTGGGGGAGACCCGATATGGCCTTGTATCGATTTACTGAGGCGATCGTTCAAGGAAAACCGATCCAATTATACAATTACGGAAACATGAAACGGGATTTTACGTACATTGATGATATTGTTGAAGCGATCATTCGACTCATTCCCCTCGCACCTGTTGGAGACGAAAAGGAAGTCCAATCTCCAGAAAAAAGCACTGCACCGTTTCGCATTTACAACATCGGAAACAATCAACCGGTAAAATTGTCGGAGTTTATTGAAGCGATTGAACAGAAATTAGGGAAAAAAGCGATGAAACAATATTTACCGTTGCAACCGGGGGATGTGCCGGAAACGTATGCCGATGTGGAAGATTTATATGAAAAAATCGGCTTCCGTCCGCAAACATCCGTAAACGAAGGAGTTCAAAAATTTATCGACTGGTATTTGGCGTACCATACAGATCAAACGAGGGAAGAAAAGAACTGA
- a CDS encoding nucleotide sugar dehydrogenase, producing the protein MATVAIIGLGYVGLPLALSFIKNGHTVYGIDTDEKKIHSIKQGCSYISDVKDEDLRSQRVINHFRVDVSYSVVEKAEAIILCVPTPLKEDRTPNITYIENAVRSCLPYLRKGQLMILESSTYPGTTEEIILPLILEKGLIVGKDFYVAYSPERVDPGQRNYLPEKIPKIIGGVTEKCTKKTQALYETVFQKVVPVSSPKAAEMAKLLENAQRLINISFMNEMAMICEKMNLDPWEIIEACKTKPFGFVPYEPGIGAGGHCIPVDPIFLRWKAKTLGEEIKMIETAEEINEKMPEYIVRKVTFSLTKPISKAKLFIIGVTYKRDVNDIRESKAIDIINRFIEFGATVTYHDPFVPQLKIGNHLLHSDAITENRLRESDCTLILSDHQNLPYDFIRQYARLVFDPKNALKKNSHQIDY; encoded by the coding sequence TTGGCAACAGTCGCCATTATCGGCCTCGGTTATGTCGGTCTTCCCCTTGCTCTTTCATTTATTAAAAATGGCCACACCGTTTACGGGATCGATACAGATGAAAAAAAAATTCATTCTATCAAACAGGGATGTAGTTATATTTCTGATGTAAAAGACGAAGATCTACGGAGCCAGCGAGTAATCAATCATTTTCGGGTCGATGTTTCCTATTCTGTCGTTGAAAAGGCTGAGGCAATTATTTTATGTGTTCCAACTCCTTTAAAGGAAGATCGAACTCCAAACATAACGTATATAGAAAACGCCGTCCGTTCGTGCCTTCCGTATTTGCGAAAAGGTCAGCTAATGATTTTGGAAAGTTCGACATATCCGGGAACGACGGAGGAAATCATTTTACCGCTCATTTTAGAAAAGGGGTTGATCGTTGGAAAAGATTTTTATGTAGCCTACTCGCCAGAACGAGTCGACCCGGGGCAAAGGAACTACTTACCAGAAAAGATCCCGAAAATAATCGGCGGGGTAACTGAAAAATGCACGAAAAAAACGCAAGCACTTTACGAAACGGTCTTTCAAAAAGTCGTACCCGTATCTTCGCCGAAAGCTGCAGAAATGGCTAAGCTGTTGGAGAACGCACAAAGGCTTATTAACATTTCGTTTATGAATGAAATGGCAATGATCTGTGAAAAAATGAATCTCGATCCGTGGGAAATTATTGAAGCATGCAAAACAAAACCGTTTGGATTTGTCCCTTACGAACCGGGAATCGGAGCCGGTGGCCATTGTATTCCGGTCGACCCCATTTTTTTACGATGGAAGGCAAAAACGTTGGGGGAAGAGATAAAAATGATCGAAACGGCAGAAGAAATTAACGAGAAAATGCCTGAATATATTGTACGAAAAGTAACTTTCTCCTTAACCAAACCAATTTCAAAAGCAAAATTATTCATCATCGGTGTAACGTACAAAAGGGATGTCAATGACATTCGCGAATCAAAAGCGATTGACATTATAAACCGATTCATCGAATTCGGTGCAACGGTCACTTACCACGATCCGTTTGTCCCACAATTAAAAATCGGAAATCACCTTCTCCATTCTGATGCCATTACGGAAAATCGGTTAAGGGAGTCCGATTGCACATTAATTTTAAGTGATCATCAAAACCTCCCGTATGATTTCATTCGGCAATACGCCCGATTGGTTTTTGATCCGAAAAATGCTTTGAAAAAAAATTCCCATCAAATCGATTATTAA
- a CDS encoding glycosyltransferase, producing MTQKRKSVRKILLVPDVPGWAFDHHARDMMAMTSNRVQLDLKYQNQVKMEDINRYDIIYPMAVIMAHSLYHKGIPLNKLAAGITSERQFRFFLNKNHQFTDKFSTFFKGLRAVNTASDEFVERYSHYRPIHKTRVGVNTHLFKPTTHRKENDHFTIGWVGSSKENELKGYKIVEKALTGLPVNLEIRTKTDHFVSRKEMIKFYQRLDCFICASRSEHIPLPVLEAASCGVPIISTKVGIVPELIHSYKNGIIVDRNPSAFRKAVQFLMHNHEERKRMAHRIRETIENNWSWEVCWKEWEEFFLTI from the coding sequence ATGACACAAAAACGAAAATCCGTTCGAAAAATTTTACTCGTTCCCGATGTTCCAGGATGGGCTTTTGATCACCATGCTCGCGACATGATGGCTATGACTTCGAATCGTGTTCAATTAGACTTAAAATATCAAAATCAAGTGAAAATGGAAGATATCAATCGGTACGATATCATATATCCAATGGCAGTCATCATGGCTCATTCCCTTTACCATAAAGGAATTCCATTAAATAAACTTGCCGCAGGAATTACATCTGAAAGACAATTTCGATTTTTCCTTAATAAAAATCATCAATTTACCGATAAGTTTTCTACTTTTTTCAAGGGACTACGGGCCGTCAATACCGCTAGCGATGAATTTGTCGAACGGTACAGCCATTATCGACCGATTCATAAAACGAGGGTCGGCGTAAATACCCATCTTTTCAAACCGACTACACACCGAAAAGAAAATGATCACTTTACAATTGGATGGGTCGGTTCGTCCAAAGAGAATGAATTGAAAGGATACAAAATTGTTGAAAAAGCATTAACGGGTCTGCCTGTAAATCTCGAGATTCGTACAAAAACGGACCACTTCGTATCAAGAAAGGAAATGATAAAGTTTTATCAACGTCTTGATTGTTTCATCTGTGCTAGTCGTTCAGAACATATTCCCCTCCCTGTTTTGGAAGCTGCCTCATGTGGCGTACCGATTATTTCAACGAAAGTTGGCATCGTACCCGAACTCATTCACTCATACAAAAATGGAATAATCGTTGATCGAAATCCGTCCGCTTTTCGGAAAGCTGTACAGTTTTTAATGCATAATCATGAGGAAAGAAAACGAATGGCCCATCGAATTCGAGAGACAATTGAAAACAACTGGTCATGGGAAGTGTGTTGGAAAGAATGGGAAGAATTTTTTTTGACGATTTAA
- a CDS encoding glycosyltransferase, translated as MKKLKLLLIMRDFRQWNNPKQYYLGRELAEITDLVIWHEEGNIHDILKQIRFQPDFILIMYYRSNPVICPPITGLNTLTIPFGVFIMDLHNLNQFKRAVQEDNVQHIFSCYRDRFYRHFPELSDRMKWLPQHVPTDIFKDYNQRKDIDLLMLGTISKTIYPLRYKIHQTLKSYPNYLYHSPPTSRYIQKGQTGFIRENYAKQINRAKIFFTCDSIFEYPILKYFEAPACRTLLFAPYSNELRDLGFIPGKNFVAIDEHNFLDQANYYLKNEKERQIITDQGYEFIRKNHSTKVRAKQLVNMIEEIIKSNKSKR; from the coding sequence ATGAAAAAATTGAAACTACTTTTAATCATGCGGGATTTTCGTCAATGGAACAATCCGAAACAATATTATCTCGGTCGAGAATTAGCGGAAATCACCGACTTAGTCATTTGGCATGAAGAAGGGAACATCCACGATATTTTAAAACAAATTCGTTTTCAACCCGATTTTATTTTAATTATGTACTACCGATCCAACCCGGTCATCTGCCCACCGATTACCGGTTTGAACACGCTAACAATTCCCTTTGGCGTATTTATTATGGATTTGCACAATTTAAATCAATTCAAACGAGCCGTTCAAGAAGACAATGTCCAACATATTTTTTCTTGCTACAGAGATCGTTTTTATCGACATTTTCCTGAATTATCCGATCGAATGAAATGGCTCCCACAACACGTACCAACGGACATATTTAAAGATTACAATCAACGAAAGGACATCGATCTTCTCATGCTTGGAACGATCAGTAAAACGATTTATCCACTGCGGTATAAAATTCATCAAACATTAAAATCATACCCGAATTATTTGTATCATTCCCCTCCAACGAGCCGCTACATTCAAAAGGGCCAAACTGGATTTATTCGCGAAAACTACGCAAAACAAATCAATCGGGCGAAAATTTTCTTCACATGTGACTCCATATTCGAATATCCGATTTTAAAATATTTCGAAGCCCCCGCCTGCCGAACGTTACTATTCGCTCCGTACAGTAATGAATTACGGGATTTAGGATTTATTCCTGGTAAGAATTTCGTTGCCATTGATGAACACAACTTTCTCGATCAAGCGAATTATTATTTAAAAAACGAAAAAGAGCGACAAATCATCACGGATCAAGGATATGAGTTTATCCGCAAAAACCATTCTACAAAGGTGCGTGCCAAACAATTAGTAAATATGATTGAAGAGATTATAAAATCGAACAAATCAAAGAGATGA
- a CDS encoding glycosyltransferase family 2 protein, translating into MKKEQKPDLVSIIIPVKNEGKHIQNTLHSLFETKTGYPLEVIVVDDHSTDGCCKFLEKTKDDRIRLIFADNVGVAMARNIGAEQAKGTYIIFCDAHLFFVDYWIDRLLEPIEKGVVDVTNPGIANAANPRAVGYGYTWNGKLEAKWNGPKRKMFESALLAAGCMAMAKRTFDDIGGFDRGFRIWGRSDDEISLKLWLFGYRCAVIPNVRVQHVFRTGKSVPFKFTWDDVNYNMMRMAYSHFNEKRIEKCKKLIKHSNPEQIIRELFKSDVLEQRKRYFAKRTYDDDWYMEKFNIPF; encoded by the coding sequence TTGAAAAAAGAACAAAAACCGGATCTCGTCTCGATTATTATCCCTGTAAAAAATGAAGGAAAACATATTCAAAATACACTCCATTCCTTGTTTGAAACGAAAACCGGCTATCCATTGGAAGTCATTGTTGTCGATGATCATTCGACCGACGGCTGTTGCAAATTTTTGGAAAAAACTAAGGACGACAGAATCCGGCTTATATTTGCGGACAATGTCGGGGTTGCGATGGCTCGGAATATCGGTGCCGAACAAGCGAAAGGGACGTATATCATTTTTTGTGATGCCCATCTTTTTTTCGTAGACTATTGGATCGACCGTCTATTGGAACCGATTGAAAAGGGAGTGGTAGACGTAACGAACCCGGGAATCGCCAATGCTGCGAATCCCCGGGCGGTTGGTTACGGTTATACGTGGAATGGGAAATTGGAAGCGAAATGGAATGGTCCGAAACGAAAAATGTTTGAGTCCGCTCTATTGGCAGCAGGATGTATGGCGATGGCTAAAAGGACGTTCGATGATATTGGTGGCTTCGACCGGGGTTTCCGCATCTGGGGACGAAGCGATGACGAAATTTCTTTAAAACTATGGTTGTTCGGTTATCGTTGTGCCGTCATACCTAATGTTCGGGTCCAGCACGTTTTTCGAACAGGAAAATCCGTACCGTTTAAGTTTACTTGGGACGATGTTAATTACAATATGATGCGGATGGCCTACAGTCACTTCAATGAAAAAAGAATCGAAAAATGTAAAAAACTAATCAAACATTCCAATCCGGAGCAAATCATACGGGAACTATTCAAAAGCGACGTCTTGGAACAAAGAAAAAGATATTTTGCTAAACGAACGTATGACGACGATTGGTATATGGAGAAATTTAATATTCCGTTTTAA
- a CDS encoding CotY/CotZ family spore coat protein — translation MSSSIHRSDCVKETLKEIVAFQKKSEQNCKNGCADAIDELLHPRKKFKNTIPFILYTTDGCPFKADGVTTFRCKCCNKEKFHCFTTFLFRINDLKNDCAILELLAFKHEDDCSCSMEACNPCEQIDCENVDDLFRTGICIKIGPSSFSSISCLPPIDLPSSK, via the coding sequence ATGAGTTCTTCCATTCATCGTTCCGATTGCGTGAAAGAGACGTTAAAAGAAATTGTTGCATTTCAAAAGAAAAGTGAACAGAATTGCAAAAACGGTTGCGCCGATGCGATTGACGAATTATTGCATCCAAGGAAAAAATTCAAAAACACAATCCCCTTCATCCTTTATACGACCGACGGATGCCCCTTTAAAGCGGATGGAGTGACAACATTCCGTTGCAAATGTTGTAACAAAGAGAAATTTCATTGTTTCACGACCTTTTTATTCCGAATTAACGATTTGAAAAACGATTGTGCCATTTTAGAGTTATTAGCCTTTAAACATGAGGATGATTGTAGCTGTTCCATGGAAGCGTGTAATCCGTGTGAACAAATCGACTGTGAAAATGTAGATGATTTGTTTCGAACTGGAATTTGTATAAAAATTGGCCCTTCCTCCTTCAGTTCCATTTCCTGCCTTCCTCCGATCGATCTCCCCTCCTCGAAATGA
- the sfsA gene encoding DNA/RNA nuclease SfsA has translation MDYDKIEIGTFIRRVNRFIAEVDIHGKMERVHVKNTGRLKELLKEGATVSLEVSNNPNRKTKYSVVAVNREGMWVNIDSQAPNIVVFDAIKSDQIKELLPLNIFDVKREVKFKNSRFDLSFQGKDTKGLMEVKGVTLKKNDTALFPDAPTERGTKHVYEMIDAVADGYVGVLFFLIQMSGCRIFSANEMMDPSFAKALREAKKIGVRILAYDSIVTEKGLTIGKSADVHI, from the coding sequence ATGGATTACGATAAAATTGAGATCGGGACGTTTATAAGGCGTGTCAATCGTTTTATTGCAGAAGTGGATATACATGGTAAGATGGAACGGGTCCATGTGAAAAATACCGGGCGCTTAAAGGAACTGCTTAAGGAAGGTGCGACAGTTTCATTAGAAGTGTCAAATAATCCGAATAGGAAAACAAAATATTCCGTCGTTGCTGTAAATAGGGAAGGAATGTGGGTAAATATCGATTCTCAAGCACCGAACATCGTCGTCTTTGATGCGATAAAAAGTGATCAAATCAAAGAACTGTTGCCATTAAATATTTTTGACGTAAAGCGGGAAGTGAAATTTAAAAATTCCCGATTTGATTTGTCTTTTCAAGGAAAGGATACTAAAGGATTAATGGAAGTGAAAGGCGTTACCCTTAAGAAAAATGACACGGCTTTATTTCCCGATGCCCCCACTGAGCGCGGAACGAAACACGTATATGAAATGATCGATGCGGTGGCGGACGGATATGTGGGCGTTTTATTTTTTCTCATTCAAATGAGTGGTTGCCGCATTTTTTCTGCCAATGAAATGATGGACCCATCCTTTGCTAAAGCATTACGTGAAGCAAAAAAGATCGGTGTCCGCATCCTCGCCTATGATTCGATCGTTACAGAAAAAGGGTTAACGATCGGAAAATCGGCCGATGTACATATATAA